From Malus sylvestris chromosome 1, drMalSylv7.2, whole genome shotgun sequence:
atcagaacattgatgaggcggagaagaagaagctgcTGCTAAGTCACACAGAGAAACTGGCCATTACTTACGGACTGATGAATACGAAAAGTGGAGAACTTATCAGGGTGATTAAGAACACACGAGTTTGTTCCGATTGCCATACAGCAGCAAAATACATGTCGTTAGCACGTAAACGCGAGATTTTACTCAAGGATGGTGTCCGGTTTCACCGTTTTAGTGAAGGAGAGTGTACCTGCAATGACTGCTGGTGAGGAAGATCAAGGCAGATGGAGTGAAAACTTCGCCCAAATTGGTCAAGTTTTTGGTGAATGCTCCTTACAATGCACAGAGCTCTGCGAGGATTGCTGAAGCTGGTTTTTCAACCGCCAGCCGGTTAAGATTAACAGAACTTGGGTTACTAGGAAAGCCCCTGAGATGTACATGTTCTTAAGGTTTTACAGAGATATCATAAGAAAGAATAGGCCATTTTTACTGAAGTTTCGACGTATTAtccaacaagaagaaaaaacggAAGTAACGCGATTACAATAACTTATTAAGAATGCAAATACATAAAGTATACACACAAACAACGGAACAGCGGCTCGACGCCCTGAATCCTCCCTGTCCTACAAGATGAAAACCCCAATTCCATAGATACCATCTCTTTCCAAGACATATATTTACAGATCAGAGTCGTACTAACATCGGTATCACCATGCACGAAACCCAGGAACAATAAAACTCACAGTagctttccctttcccttcATGGAGAGCTTATAAAAACCTAGAAAGCTCGTCCTTGAAACACAAATACGAGAAACCCCAGCATCGTTACCAGAGTGAGGAAGGATGTTCATCAGTCGGAAATGCTAAAAGCAGCAATGTTCCCAAAGCTTCTGTGAATGGAAGGAAAGCTCGTACTATCCCTACAAAGCATCTAAGACAAAAAAACCACATGGTTGGTATAGCTATAGTCCATCGTACTCCTGTGCCATCCCCCAAATCCACTATTGATTGATAGGTTCGGTTCGGTCCTGGACAGCCATCCTCTCTGAGACATCAGCCAAAGACTTGAGATTGCACCGGATCAGAGCCTCAACAAAGTAGCATGTCTCATCCTTGGTATTCCCATCAGGCACATCCACTACAAAGGATTCAATAACAAGTGTCCCTGGTCTTCCTTCAATAACCTCACGGTGGACGGTAATAATTGAAGAGTAGTTCTGCAAATCCAAAGAACATATAGAAATGAGGTTGGGAAAGCATACTTGTACCACATAATAATACCGAAGTGTAAACAATATGATCCAAATATTaacgaaaaaaaatagaaaactaaaTTGAGCATgataaattaacaaaatataCTTATTTCATGCATGTGATGGCCAGATCCTGGCAGCGTCATCTGCCTAAAACAAAATTCCAACAAACTAAAAGCCAGACAAAAATTGCCATTATCAATATTACATGTTTTAAGCTTAAGTCTTGAGACAAGTTGAGAATATTGCCAAGGGCAATCACCAAGGACCAATATCTGCAGGCACATGTTACATGCATTCCTCATACCATGCATATGTAGCATGTGAGATAATTCGACATACACATGGCCCGATCCACGACTGAGTGCCTATGGCTATCACAAACAAGCAGCTAATGCTAGCAGTCAAACACACTCTCTATCCACTCCATCTATAAATAGAAAGCAAAACAAATCAATTATTTGCAACACAATTTGGAAAATTAAGATATTAAAACGAAAAAACATTGTCAAAAGCATTGAAATCCAAGCTAAACGGTTACTCGTGATGTATTCACAGCCAGGGAACCCTAAAATATATGCTGGTGATTAAAGAGCAGTCACAAATTAACATATAAGAAACCCTCAGGCACGCAGATGGAACAGTCCCAAACTACAAATCAAtacagtagtttttttttttttttttttttttttacacttttACTGCCATGTGTACCCGAAGTTTTACTTGGGTTAACCTGAAACTAACATAGCCATCCATGGTGATGGCACGAGTTATTTGTAAAGCGTGGAGCTGTGGAATGTGCCGCATACGCGTGGCATTAAAACACAAGGGCTACAAAGCAGCAGACACAAGTGTACTTCCTATTTGACAATCAGCTGGATAAAGCAAGAACACGCCAGTAGgcaaaaagaacaagaaagctTCTTACCCTTAGCCTATGATCACCGCCAACAATCCTGATGCCAAGAATGTGCTCATCATCATCAAGAAGCTCCAGCCTCTCAGTGCTGGTTGTTGCGGGAAGACCAGATTTAACATTCACTTCTCTAACGCTCCCAATGCCAAGGTCCCCCTTCATGGTGCACCGACTAACAAACGGCTTGTACTTCTGCGGTTGATCAAATCTCCTCACCAAGGACCAGACCTGATAAAATAAACCAACTTGATCACACTACTAAATCAACATCttatcaaaaacaaaacaacagtGAACCCAAAAGGAAAGCGTCAAACTTCCACTAGATATTTGCCATTAAAAAACTAACAATTTGTTTGGCTACTGAGAAAGTGCAAAAAAAAGGAAGCATTTTCTTTGCGTGCAAgctaaaattaaagaaaaaacggcaaaagaaaaagaaacccccttccaattttcatagttcttttACATTATCTTACAATATTTCAACAACCAAATGGATTATACCTAACAAAATAAGTACAACAAACTGAAATTAAGCCCAACCATACAAAATTCAATTTTACTAAATCATCCTCAACACCAAAATTACTTTTAGCAACCATAAATTAGGtgaaaataacaaacaaactcGAATATTACAAAGACCAAAAAGCTAATAACAATTTCTCAACACATATCCGACCCAATTGAACAAAGTAATAAAAGCCCCAGAAGAACTAACATAAGAAAGAACCCAGAAAAACTTCCCATCATCCCCAATTTCCCAGAtctccaaaacccaaaaaaagtcaaacccacaaaaaaaaaatccaatcttTAACAAAGAGTCATACAAATCAACACCACCCAAATAAAAAGAACCACAATTCAGAGCTCGGTCAGACGGTTCAGAGAGAGATAAGGAGAGAGGGAAAGTTAGAGAGAGGCTTACGAGATGCACAGGGGCTTTGATGTGCCTGACCAGAGCGGAAGTGCACTGGTTCTCTCTGGGCTCGTGCCTGTGGTGCCTCCTTATGTACTCCGCCTCCACCGAGTCGCCGCCGCCGATGCTCATTTTCCGataaagttttgtttcctttcaaTCTCACAACCCTCACAccgtttccttctttttctctaCAAACAAATGAGGAAGAAGGCAATACAAGACGGACGcttccagagagagagagagaaaaatgcttttctttatttcttgaagagggagagagagagagagaagagaaggcaATACAAGACTGACGcttccagagagagagagaaaaatgcttttcctttctttatttcttgaagagagagagagagagagagggagaagaggAGGACGAGAGAGAGAGGCTTTCGGTGTGAAAAGGGGAGTGCCTCAGCTTATAGCTTGGCGGGTTATCATAAAACCTatgagaggaggaggagagtcCACTCTCCCCCACCgacaatttaaatttttaattccaAAATTTATGCCCAAAGCCTTCTCTTTTTCCATTGGGTCCATTTGTACTAATTTACAAATAATAAGATAAttacaattaatttatttaaattataggtagatttataaaatatgtgtatacttaacaaaatatatatatatatatatgcgtgtGTACAATGTTAGGTAACATCTTATGTGAATATAGACTTAAATGTCTTGTCATAT
This genomic window contains:
- the LOC126621503 gene encoding abscisic acid receptor PYL3-like, with amino-acid sequence MSIGGGDSVEAEYIRRHHRHEPRENQCTSALVRHIKAPVHLVWSLVRRFDQPQKYKPFVSRCTMKGDLGIGSVREVNVKSGLPATTSTERLELLDDDEHILGIRIVGGDHRLRNYSSIITVHREVIEGRPGTLVIESFVVDVPDGNTKDETCYFVEALIRCNLKSLADVSERMAVQDRTEPINQ